One part of the Streptomyces nigra genome encodes these proteins:
- a CDS encoding YdeI/OmpD-associated family protein produces MAVGRLWFAEGVAQDLETVAFESAEAFQAWLGENHAVSPGIWLKLRKKAPGVVALDYAQALDVALCYGWIDGQKAAMDDEWWLQRFGPRTARSRWSKINRDKVAALIEQGRMRPPGQAEIDRATADGRWDAAYDSPRTATVPDDLAAALAAEPAAAEFFETLNRTNRFAILYRVQDAKRPETRARRIEKYVTMLAKGEKPHP; encoded by the coding sequence ATGGCGGTGGGGCGGTTGTGGTTCGCTGAGGGGGTGGCTCAGGACTTGGAGACCGTCGCGTTCGAATCCGCCGAGGCGTTTCAGGCGTGGCTCGGTGAGAATCACGCCGTCTCGCCCGGCATCTGGCTCAAGCTGCGCAAGAAAGCGCCCGGAGTCGTCGCGTTGGACTATGCCCAGGCGCTCGACGTGGCCCTCTGCTACGGCTGGATCGACGGGCAGAAGGCCGCGATGGACGACGAGTGGTGGCTGCAGCGGTTCGGGCCGCGCACGGCGCGCAGCAGGTGGTCGAAGATCAATCGGGACAAGGTCGCCGCCCTGATCGAACAGGGCCGGATGCGGCCGCCCGGGCAGGCCGAGATCGACCGGGCCACGGCGGACGGCCGCTGGGACGCGGCCTACGACAGCCCGCGCACCGCCACCGTGCCGGACGACCTCGCCGCGGCCCTGGCCGCCGAGCCCGCCGCGGCGGAGTTCTTCGAGACCCTGAATCGCACGAACCGCTTCGCGATCCTCTATCGCGTTCAGGACGCCAAGCGGCCCGAGACCCGGGCCCGCCGCATCGAGAAGTACGTGACGATGCTGGCGAAGGGCGAGAAGCCGCACCCGTAG